From Vigna unguiculata cultivar IT97K-499-35 chromosome 5, ASM411807v1, whole genome shotgun sequence, the proteins below share one genomic window:
- the LOC114183274 gene encoding synaptotagmin-5-like — MGLFSGIFLGMVFGVALMAAWQRMMSYRSAKRISKAADIKLLGSLNRDDLRKICGDNFPDWISFPVYEQVKWLNKQLSKLWPFVADAATLVIRESVEPLLEEYRPPGITSLKFSKLSLGNVAPKIEGIRVQTLKKGQIIMDIDFRWGGDPNIVLAVEAALVASIPIQLKDLQVFTIIRVIFQLADEIPCISAVVVALLAEPKPRIDYTLKAVGGSLTALPGISDMIDDTVNSIVTDMLQWPHRIVVPLGGIPVDTSDLELKPQGTLKVKVVKANDLKNMEMIGKSDPYVVLHIRPLFKVKTKVIDNNLNPVWNEEFELIAEDKETQSLIVEVFDEDIGQDKRLGIAKLPLIGLKAETEKEFELRLLPSLDTLKVKDKKDRGTLTLKIFYHEFNKKEQLVALEAEKKILEERKKLKEEGVIGSTMDAIDGAASVVGSGVGMVGSGVVSGAGLVRSGVVSGAGFVGSGVTSGAGFVGSGVTSGAGLVGSGVASGAGFVGSGVASGAGLVGSGVSSGAGLVGGGIGAGLGAVGSGFGAVGSGISKAGKFMGRTITGQGGAKRSGSSTPVNAEEAGGGAKPLQQ, encoded by the exons ATGGGGTTGTTTTCTGGGATTTTTCTGGGGATGGTATTCGGCGTGGCATTGATGGCAGCGTGGCAACGCATGATGTCGTACCGTAGCGCCAAGAGAATTTCAAAG GCAGCTGATATTAAGCTCCTTGGGTCCCTCAACAGAGACGATTTAAGGAAAATTTGTGGTGACAATTTTCCTGATTGGATATCTTTTCCAGTATATGAGCAG GTCAAATGGCTAAACAAGCAGCTATCCAAACTTTGGCCATTTGTTGCAGAT GCAGCAACATTGGTGATAAGAGAATCTGTTGAGCCGCTATTGGAAGAGTACAGACCTCCTGGCATTACTTCATTGAAGTTCAGCAAGCTCTCCCTTGGAAATGTTGCTCCAAAAATTGAAG GTATTCGTGTTCAGACTCTTAAAAAAGGTCAAATAATTATGGACATTGATTTTCGTTGGGGTGGTGATCCCAATATTGTTTTGGCTGTTGAAGCTGCGCTTGTTGCATCAATTCCTATTCAG TTGAAGGACCTCCAGGTTTTCACCATTATCCGTGTTATATTCCAACTTGCTGATGAGATTCCATGCATTTCTGCTGTTGTTGTTGCCCTACTCGCTGAG CCAAAGCCTAGAATTGATTACACTTTGAAGGCTGTTGGTGGAAGTTTGACAGCACTTCCTGGAATTTCAGATATGATTGAT GATACTGTGAACTCAATTGTTACCGACATGCTCCAATGGCCTCATAGGATTGTTGTTCCTCTTGGGGGTATACCTGTTGATACTAG TGACCTGGAGCTTAAACCCCAGGGAACACTTAAAGTGAAGGTAGTGAAAGCCAATGATCTGAAGAATATGGAAATGATTGGGAAGTCCGATCCATATGTAGTGTTGCATATTCGGCCACTGTTTAAGGTTAAAACAAAGGTTATTGATAACAACTTGAATCCTGTTTGGAACGAGGAATTTGAGTTGATTGCAGAGGACAAGGAGACCCAATCACTCATTGTTGAG GTTTTTGATGAAGACATTGGGCAAGATAAGCGATTGGGAATAGCAAAATTACCACTTATTGGCCTGAAAGCAGAAACTGAAAAGGAGTTTGAGTTGAGGCTGCTGCCATCACTTGATACACTGAAAGTGAAAGACAAAAAGGATCGAGGAACCTTGACATTAAAG ATCTTTTATCACGAATTCAACAAGAAAGAACAATTGGTTGCACTAGAGGCAGAGAAAAAGATACtagaagaaaggaagaaactTAAAGAGGAGGGAGTTATAGGAAGTACAATGGATGCCATAGATGGAGCAGCATCGGTGGTTGGTTCCGGTGTTGGAATGGTGGGTTCTGGAGTTGTCTCTGGTGCAGGACTTGTTCGTAGTGGTGTTGTTTCTGGTGCTGGATTTGTGGGGAGTGGTGTTACTTCTGGTGCTGGATTTGTGGGGAGTGGTGTTACTTCTGGTGCTGGACTTGTGGGGAGTGGTGTTGCTTCTGGTGCTGGATTTGTGGGTAGTGGTGTTGCTTCTGGTGCTGGACTTGTGGGTAGCGGAGTTTCTTCTGGAGCTGGGCTTGTTGGCGGTGGCATTGGTGCTGGACTCGGCGCTGTTGGCAGTGGATTCGGCGCTGTTGGCAGTGGAATCAGCAAAGCAGGGAAGTTCATGGGAAGGACCATCACCGGACAAGGGGGAGCCAAAAGGAGTGGTTCATCTACTCCGGTCAATGCGGAGGAGGCTGGTGGTGGTGCAAAACCTCTGCAACAGTAA
- the LOC114185511 gene encoding cucumber peeling cupredoxin-like yields MAPPIAAQLTVFALLVTAVSAATTGYHNHTVGGVAGWSFNSTTNTTATNYTSWASNQTFDLGDYLIFNTNSNQTVIQTYNKTTYLNCTADDSDNGTFVYGSGRSGFGESLTIAVPLTIVGPNYFFSDASDGVQCKHGLAFEIDVQHGAGLPPSLNQPPPPPYQEPPGPDANQSPPVSIAQSPTGGAFASRADVRFTFYGFCAALLLLQQLFQ; encoded by the exons ATGGCGCCACCTATCGCGGCGCAACTCACGGTCTTCGCCCTCCTCGTCACCGCCGTCTCCGCTGCCACAACTGGATACCACAACCACACCGTTGGCGGCGTCGCCGGGTGGTCCTTCAACTCCACCACCAACACAACAGCCACTAACTACACTTCCTGGGCTTCGAATCAAACCTTTGACCTAGGCGATTATCTCA ttttcaataCGAACTCCAACCAAACGGTGATTCAGACTTACAACAAGACGACCTATCTGAACTGCACCGCCGACGATAGCGACAATGGTACCTTCGTGTACGGCAGCGGTAGAAGTGGTTTCGGCGAATCGTTGACCATCGCCGTGCCGTTGACCATAGTTGGACCAAATTACTTTTTCTCCGACGCCAGCGACGGCGTGCAGTGCAAGCACGGCTTGGCCTTCGAAATCGACGTCCAGCACGGCGCCGGCTTGCCGCCGAGCCTCAACCAGCCGCCTCCGCCGCCGTACCAGGAGCCTCCCGGTCCCGACGCCAATCAGTCTCCTCCGGTTTCGATAGCGCAGTCTCCCACTGGCGGCGCGTTCGCGAGCCGCGCTGACGTGCGCTTCACGTTTTACGGTTTCTGTGCGGCGTTGCTGCTGCTGCAGCAGTTGTTTCAGTGA
- the LOC114183207 gene encoding probable phosphopantothenoylcysteine decarboxylase, with protein MGDPNPASNIRRCVVRRMPRVLLGACGNSSSSIPFINATEIPHLVANGDRTSAHQYLEWADVMVIAPLSANTLAKIARGLSDNILTEIVRRWNPNKPIYVAPSVDVITWNNPSTEQHRKICVDQLGINIIEPSKMGEMAEPSEISYTVKISNDEIWDYVYC; from the exons ATGGGTGACCCAAATCCTGCGAGTAATATTCGAAGATGTGTTGTTCGGAGAATGCCTCGGGTTCTACTTGGTGCTTGCGG AAATTCCTCATCTAGTATACCTTTTATTAATGCTACAGAAATTCCTCATCTAGTTGCTAATGGTGATCGAACTTCTGCTCATCAGTATCTGGAATGGGCTGATGTCATGGTCATTGCTCCATTGTCTGCAAATACCCTTGCTAAG ATTGCGCGAGGGTTATCTGATAATATATTGACAGAAATTGTGCGACGTTGGAACCCTAACAAGCCGATTTACGTTGCACCTTCCGTGGACGTTATTACGTGGAATAATCCTTCCACAGAACAACACCGCAAAATATGCGTTGATCAACTTGGCATTAATATCATCGAACCCTCTAAAATGGGTGAAATGGCTGAACCTTCTGAAATTTCTTACACTGTCAAGATCTCTAATGATGAGATTTGGGACTATGTttattgttag
- the LOC114185898 gene encoding phosphopantothenoylcysteine decarboxylase-like has product MDCSDSASKKAKSATGSSVIRRRPRVLLAACGSVAAVKFGHVCRCFAEWAEVRAVVTKSSLRFISAQTFPTDIHVFWDDNEWNTWKRIGDRVVHIELNRWAEIMVIAPLSANTLGKIAGGLCDNLLTCIVRAWDYRKPLFVAPSMNSVMWKNPFTERHCIAIDELGISLIPPVTHRAANGDIEHGAMAEPSTIYSTVRLFYDSKMQ; this is encoded by the exons ATGGATTGCTCTGATAGTGCAAGTAAAAAGGCAAAATCCGCTACAGGGAGTAGTGTTATCCGGAGGAGACCTCGTGTACTACTTGCAGCGTGTGGAAGTGTTGCTGCTGTAAAATTTGGACATGTTTGCCGTTGTTTTGCAGAATGGGCAGAAGTAAGGGCAGTTGTCACAAAATCATCCTTGCGTTTTATATCTGCACAAACATTTCCTACGGATATTCATGTATTTTGGGATGATAATGAATGGAACACTTGGAAAAGGATAGGTGATCGTGTGGTTCATATTGAGCTTAATAGATGGGCTGAAATCATGGTCATTGCTCCATTGTCAGCTAATACTCTTGGTAAG ATAGCGGGAGGGTTATGTGACAATCTTCTGACATGTATTGTGAGAGCATGGGATTACAGAAAGCCACTTTTTGTGGCACCATCCATGAACTCTGTTATGTGGAAAAACCCTTTCACAGAACGACATTGCATTGCCATTGATGAGCTCGGCATCTCTCTCATCCCACCTGTCACACATAGGGCAGCTAATGGGGATATTGAGCATGGGGCAATGGCTGAACCTTCTACCATTTACTCAACCGTGAGGCTCTTTTATGACTCAAAGATGCAGTAA